The window TTGCCCGAACAGCGGCACCCATTTCAGGCTCTTCTTGCCAATGCAGACAGTCCGGCGCGGAACGACGTTACCGAACACGAACAGATCATAGTTGGATTGATGGTTGGCGATGATTACGCAACTGTCGGGCTTGTTCATCAAGCCGCTGACATCGGTCTTCACTCGCAGACGCAGAATGCACATGGCCGGCAATGCGTAGAGGCGCGCGCACAGACGGCTGTTGTCCGGGTTGAATGGGCGGCACACCCCGAGAATCACTCCAAGGACACCGGCCACCATAAAGTGCAGGCCCATCAATAACATACGAAACACGAACAGCATTTTCAGGCCCCACCGGGACAAAAGGTGGCGCAGTGTACGGATGTGCACTGTTTTCGGCAATTGCCGCTATAGAGTCCGGAGATAGGCGATGTTTAAGCGCATGTTTCCGGCTGGGTTGTCAGACGCGTCCTAGAGCTATTGAGGTTTTGTAAACCGTGCATGCAAGAAAAAGCCCGACACGACGGTCGGGCTGTTCTTTATGGCGGTAACCGGGTGATTAACCCAAATGTTCCTGATCCTGGATGATCGCGTTGTCCAGGGTTTCCAGCAGGGCTTTGCGCACTTTCAGCTTGGTGTTTTTGTGCGCAGTCATGTTGATCTTTTTCAACTGACGCGCAGCAGCGAGGGCGGCGCCTTGCAGTTCCTCGGCGGCAACTACTTTGTCGAGGAAGCCAGCATCCACAGCACTTTGCGGATCGAACATCTCGCCATTGATCACCGAGCGGTGAAACGCCGAGCGACGCAGGCGATCACGGGCCAGCTCGATACCGGCATGGTGCATGGTCATACCGATCTGCACTTCGTTCAGACCAATGCTGAACGGGCCATCGACACCGATGCGGTAATCGGCGGACAACAGAATAAAGGCACCTTTGGCCACGGCGTGCCCCGGGCACGCAACAATCACCGGGAAGGGGTGAGAGAGTAAGCGACGAGCCAGCGTCGAACCGGCGGTCACCAGCGACACCGCTTCTTTAGGCCCGGCAGTCATGACTTTCAGGTCGTACCCGCCAGACAGAATCCCAGGCTGGCCGGTAATGATCACGATGGCACGATCAGCAACCGCCTGATCCAGCGCCGCGTTGAACGCCGCAATCACGTCCGGGGAAATGGCATTGACCTTGCCGTTACTCAGGGTCAGGGTCGCGATACCGTCTTCGAGGTGGTAGGCAATCAACTCACTCATGACGCTATTCCTTGTAAGAAAGATGGGCAGACGTTACCCACCACCGCAGGCCAGGTAAAGCGCCGTGACTGACCCGCCGGTCACCGATTACCGGCTCAACCGGCGTACCGCGCCGTTCTGCTTCTATATAGAAGGGCCATGCCCACCGAAGATTGGCCGGTTTGCCATGACTCATCGGCGGGGCAAAACGACTTTTTCTCTTAACCGCATGAAAATTCTGAAAAAAAGTTTGCCATCGGAAAAGCTTTCGACTACATTAGCGCGCCTCGACAGACAGAACATGTTTGAAGAGATACGGTGAAGTGTCCGAGTGGCTTAAGGAGCACGCCTGGAAAGTGTGTATACAGGAAACTGTATCGAGAGTTCGAATCTCTCCTTCACCGCCATATTCAGTACACAAAACCCCTGATTTCGAAAGAAGTCAGGGGTTTTGTGGTTTCTGGCGTCTGGATTTTATCGGACGCGCCGCCGAAGTCCGCCTCACCTTTGGCAGGGATTACAATTGCGCATTTATTTACCAGTAAAAGGACGATTTCATGATCATTTCCACCACTCACGCCATTGAAGGCCGTCAGATCACTGCATATCTGGACATTGTCAGCGCCGAGTCGGTGCAGGGCGTCAATGTGATCCGTGACATGTTCGCTGGCATGCGCGATTTTTTTGGTGGTCGTTCGCAGACGCTGGAAAGGGCTTTGAAGGAGGCGCGGATTCAGGCGACTGAAGAAATCAAGGAGCGGGCGCGTGCTCTGCAAGCCGATGCGGTGGTCGGGGTGGACTTTGAGATCAGCATGCCTGGCGGTAAGGGTGGGATGGTTGTGGTGTTCGCAACCGGTACCGCAGTGAAGTTGCGCTGAATTTTGATCCCAGGCCATGTGAGCCCATCCAGGTCGATGGCGACAAGGTGGGGCGTATCGGAGGGGTGATTCGGTGTAGGCCATTCGTCGGGCATCAGTTCATCTGAATAACAAGTCCAGGAATGACCGGCTAGTCTCAAAAGTCTGGGAGGTCGATATTTTTTCAGGCAAAAGCGCTTTGCCGGTGTCGACCCGATTTGAAGGGGCGAAGGTATGACTGATCCATATATCGAAGATGATGGCGCTGAATTTTCCTTCAACAACTGCGTACGGTGCGGCCAGACCGAGTATCAGTCTGGTTTTGGCGAGGACCCGGTGCAGACCGGCAAGATCAAGTCCATGGCACCGAAAGGGCCGAAGGCGAAATTTCTACCCAAGGTCGCGACCCGCGCCCGCAAATAATCCGGCTGCTAACAACCCCGTCACCGAACGGGGTTTTTTACGTGTGGCAAACGATCTAGGAAATGTCCTACGTGGCTTTTTAGGTTTTCACAAACTTTTCACGTTCGTCAAAGTAGGGTGAAGCCATCCGTTAGAAAGCAAGTCTCCAGCCCGTCTCCCCAGCGGGCTTTTTTTTGCCTGTCATAAAACCTTTTCCAGAATCGCTGTCCAATCGGCGCCGAGTGCGCGCAGCGCTCCGATTTCGTCTGGACTTTTGCGCTCCGAAGACATTAAATCCCGGCCCTTTTTGTCATCCCAATTTTTGAGGTTTCCGTCATGCGTTTAACACTGCCTGCTTTGGTTCTGGGGCTTTTCGTTGCTCAAGGTGCGATGGCTGCTGGTGACGGCACCGCGGCGCTGGGCGGTGGTCTGGGTGGCGCGCTGGGTAACGTTGTCGGCCAGAAAATGGGCGGCAGCACCGGTGCCGCGATTGGCGCTGGCGTTGCGGGCGCAGCGGGTAGTGCGATGGCGGCGCGTAAAGGCAGTCGCACCAAAGCAGCCATCGGCGGCGGTGTCGGTGCAGCTGGCGGTTCGGTAATCGGCAACAGCCTCGGCGGCAGGACCGGCGCGACCATTGGTGCCGGCCTGGGCGGCGCGGCGGGCGGTGCGGTAGGCAGCAACCTGTCGAAAGGTCACAAGCGTCACTGATCCAAAACGCTTGTCAGAAAAAGCCCGGCTCAATGCCGGGCTTTTTCATGGCTGAACGTTTTTCCCGCCGAAGTCTCCAATCTCACATAGGCCCTTGTGTGGGCGAACTGTCCCGATTCGGGAACTGTGAGGTTCATATGCGTTTGTCATTATCTGCACTGTTTTTCGGATTGCTGGTGGCTCAGGGCGCGATGGCCGCCGGTGATGGTTCGGCAGCCGTTGGTGGAGGGCTGGGTGGCGTGCTGGGCAATGTCGTCGGCGGACAACTCGGTGGTAGCACCGGTGCGGCGGTCGGCGCCGGTGTAGGTGGCGCGGCTGGCGGTGCCGTCGGGGCGAATAAACGCAATCGCACCGAGGCCGCCATTGGTGGCGGCCTCGGTGCGGCGGGCGGTTCAGTGATCGGCAACAGTCTTGGCGGCTCAACCGGATCGGCTGTCGGTGCAGGATTGGGAGGCGCGGCGGGTGGTGCGGTCGGCAACAACCTGGGCGACGATGGCGGGAAGTCTCATTCCGGTGGTGGTCACAAGCATAAGAACAAACATAAGAACCGCCATCGTTGATGGATGGTTAAACAAAAACCCGGTCGTGAGCCGGGTTTTTCGTTTCTGCAGTAGGGGGGAACGATTGGCTGTTGGGCTTTTCGAAAGTGATACACACCCCGAATTATGAGGTTTGCCATGACTCCCGAAACCGAAGGCAAGGAAGAAAAAGGCCCGAGTGGGCTGCCGTTTATCAATGATCCGGGGAATGAGGATCCGGGGTCGCTGATGGATGACGCGACGGTGCCGTTGAACGATGCTGATGAGGCGGATATGGAAGACGAAGATGATGAAGATGAGCAGTGACCGAATTCCCGATGGCTTCTAAATGCCGATGGCGTAAAGTTTGAATCTTCAGGGCCTGTGGTTGTGCAGGCCCTCATCGCCGCAGAGAACATTGCCCGTTGCTCAATGTCCATTGCGCTCGTTATGCTGCTGAACCCTTTAATCAGATCCGCGCAGCGGCGCCAGTCGTCGCCCGGGATGTCTTTGAAAACGGATCCGATGATGAATGCACCGCTGAAGGCGTTCGGCCCGATCAAGGCCGTGATTTTCGATATGGACGGGTTGCTGCTGGACACCGAGGGCATTTACACCGAGGTTACCTCGCTGATTGCCGGGCGCTACGGGCGTACCTTCGACTGGAGCATCAAGCAGAACATCATTGGCCGTGGGGCCAACGATCTGGCGAATTATGTTGTGCAGGCGCTGGATTTGCCGATCACTGCCGAAGAGTTTCTGGTGATTCGCGAGCCGCTGATGCGCGAGCGTTTCCCCACTGCACAAGCGATGCCCGGGGCGGAAGAGCTGATTCGCCACCTCAAGGCGCACAACATTCCGATCGCAGTGGGCACCAGTTCGTCGCGGCAGTCGTTCGGCCAGAAAACCACGTTGCACCGTGACTGGTTTTCGCTGTTCGATTTCATCGTTACGGCAGACGATCCGGAAGTCGGCGCAGCCAAGCCGGCGCCGGATATTTTCCTGACCGCCGCCCGCCGTCTGGGTGTCGCGCCCGAGGATTGTCTGGTGTTCGAGGATTCGCCGTTTGGCGTCACTGCAGCGAAAGCGGCAGGCATGACCGCCATCGCCATTCCCGACGCCGCCATGGCCGATGAAAAATACGCACACGCCGACGGGATTCTTCGGTCGTTGAAAGGGTTTGTCCCGAGCGCCTGTGGCTTGCCAGCGCTGGAATGGGCCTGAACGCAGCATGAAAAAACGCCGCCCCTCTGTTGAAAGAGGGGCGGCGTTTTTCTTAAAGACGAATCAGAGGATCAGGCGCCGAAACCACCGTCAATGGTCAGGCTTGCACCGGTGATGTAACCCGCTTCCGGCCCCACCAGATAAGCGACGAAACCGGCGATTTCATCGGCTGTACCGTAGCGACCCACCGCCATCAGCGGAATAAGGCTTTCGGCGAAGTCACCGTGCGCCGGGTTCATGTCGGTGTCGACCGGGCCGGGTTGCACGTTGTTGATGGTGATGCCACGTGGGCCGAGATCCCGCGCCAGACCTTTGGTCAAACCCACCAGAGCCGATTTGCTCATTGCATAGACACCGCCGCCGCCGAAGGGCATGCGGTCAGCATTGGTGCTGCCAATGTTGACGATGCGCGAGCCTTCGCCCATGTGTTTGGCGGCTTCCTGCGAAGCGATGAACACGCTGCGTACGTTGATCGCCAAGGTCTGATCAAAATCTTCCAGCTTGAAATCTTCCAGCGGAGCGATAGCCAGCACCCCGGCGTTGTTGACCAGAATGTCGAGGCGGTCAAAGGCTTCGACGGTGGCGCTGACCGCATGGCGAATGGCTGCGGCGTCAGCACTGTCAGCCTTGATCGCCAGGGCCTTGCCGCCGTTGGCAGTGATGCTGTTTTGCAACTCTTCAGCCTTGGCGGTTGAGCTGACGTAGGTGAAGGCAACAGCAGCGCCTTCAGCGGCCAGACGTTTGACGATGGCAGCGCCGATGCCGCGGGAACCGCCTTGAATCAGAGCGACTTTGCCGCTGAGGTGTTGAGTGGTCATGTTCGATCTCCAGATGTTTCAAGGCGGGGTGCCTTGTTGTTGGAGCCGAGTATCGGCCGCGCATCGACAACCGTGTAGACCCTGATTGCTATAGTCTGTGTAAACCAGAAGTTTATAGTGGCGATCATGGAAACCTTCAGCAGTATCGAATGCTTCGTGCGTAGCGCCGAAGTCGGCAGCTTTGCCGAGGCCGCTCGACGCTTGAGTCTGACGCCGGCAGCCGTCGGTAAAAGCGTGGCGAAACTGGAAGCGCGCCTCGGCGTGAGGCTGTTCCAGCGTAGCACTCGTCGACTGACCCTGACGGAAGCGGGGCAGTTGTTCTTGGGTGAAGTCAGCGCCAGCCTCACCACGATCCAGAACGCCGTGGCCAATCTGGCCAGCGCCGAGGGGCAGCCGACAGGCACCTTGAAAGTCAGCATGGGCACGGTGTTCGGCCGTCTCTATATCGTGCCGCTGCTCGGCGAGTTCCTGCGACGCTTCCCAGCGATCAACCCGGACTGGAACTTCGATAACCGCCAGGTTGATCTGATCGGCCAGGGCTTCGATGCCGCCATCGGTGGTGGCTTCGAATTGCCCCAAGGCGTGGTTGCGCGGCGATTGACGCCTGCGCATCGGGTCTTGGCCGCGTCGAAGGATTACTTGAAGGCCAACACACCCATCACAGAGCCGGACGATCTCAAGCAGCACGACGGGATTCTGATCCGCTCACCGCAAACCGGTCGTGTACGTTCATGGCAGCTGACGCATCGCAGCCAACAGCACAGCCCGCTGACCCTGCGGGCGCGAATGACCATGAGCGATTCCGAGGCGGCGTGTGCAACGGCGGCACAAGGGTTGGGCATTGCGCTGGTGAGCATGCCGTTCGCGGTGGGGTATCTGGAGGCGGGAACATTGCAGCGGGTGTTGCCGGACTGGTTTGTCGATGACGGCAACATTTCGATCTACTACGCCGAGCACAAATTGTTGCCGGGCAAGACTCGGGCTTTTGTGGATTTTGTGATTGAACAGTTTGCGCAGCAGGGGTTGGCTCAGCGGTTCAGTGCTATCTGATTTTTGGCTTGGGACTGAGGCTCGGCCATCGCGGGCAAGCCACGCTCCCACAGGTCTCGCGTCGCATACAAAATATGTGGGCAACTCATAACCTGTGCGAGCGTGGCTTGCCCGCGATGAACGATCACGCGGTCTAACGGGCAAACCGACCCGGCCAGCCAATGATGTTCTTCGGCCGCGGCGTCGCATAAGTCCGCACCTTGGACGTCGACAACCCCAGGCGCACCAGCGATTCCGCAATGGTCACCGCGGCCGTCACCCCGTCCACTACCGGTACCCCGGTGCGCCGGCGAATCTGCTCATCCAGCCCGGCCATTCCGCCGCAACCCAGGCATATCACTTCGGCCTTGTCCTGCGTCACCGCCAACTCCGCCTGATGCACGATGGCTTCCAGTGCGCGGTGCGGTTCATGTTCCAGTTCAAGAACCGCAAGGCCACTGGCCCGCACCGAAGCGCAACGATCCCACAGACCGGACAACTTCAGACGATCCTCGATCAGCGGCACCGTGCGATCCAGCGTGGTGACCACCGAGTATGCGTGGCCAAGAAACATCGCCGTACTCGCCGCCGCATCGGTAATGTCCACCACCGGTACGTTGAGCAGTTCCTGCAAACCTTCGCGACCATGTTCGCCATAACCGGCCTGGATCACCGCATCGAACGGCTGATCGTAAGACATCACCCGATCCATCACCGCGATGGCGGCCAGATAGCTTTCGAAATTGCCTTCAATCGAATCAGCCCCGAAGTGCGGCGTCAGACCGACGATTTCCGTACCGGGTGAGGCGACGGCCTGCGCCGAGCGAGCGATGGCCTGAGTGATGGATTCGGTGGTGTTGACGTTGACCACGAGAATTCGCATGGGAAGTCCTTATAGCGGGCAGTTCTGCGGCCCGAAGTCCGGGCCGCGAAGAAGTTAGTGGCAGACGTTGTCGACAGCGATGGACTCGCCATTGACGTCGGCGTAGTGCGGCTGACGTTTGGCGATGATCAGGTAGAGCATTCCGGCGATTCCCGCACCGATCAGCCAGGAAAACGGCGAAACACTGTGGAAGCCGGGAACCAGCGCCAGGACGATGGCGATCAATGCCGCAGGAATAAACGCCGCCACCGCACGGAAATTGACCCCGTGGCTGTAGTAATAGGCGCCGTCGGGATCTTCGCTGTAGAGCTGCGGAACGTTGATCCGACCTTTGCGGATCAGCCAGTAGTCGACCATGATCACGCCGTACAACGGGCCTAGCAGGGCGCCGAGACCGGACAGGAAGTACACGATCACCAGCGGGCTGTTGTAGAGGTTCCACGGCAGGATCAGCACGGCGATGGTCGCGCTGATCAGCCCGGCACGGCGGAAGGTCAGGTATTTCGGCGCCAGATTGCTGAGGACAAACGCCGGGGCGACGAAGTTGGCCATGATGTTCACCGCCACGGTGACAATCAGGAACGCCAGGCAACCGAGGACCAGGAAGAACGTATTGGGAATCGAGGCGATGATTTCTGTAGGACTTTCGATGATCCGGCCGTTGATCTGGAATTGCGCGCCACACAGCAGAACAGTAATCGCGGCGAACACCAGAATGTTCACCGGCAAACCCCAGAAATTTCCGACCTTGATGGTTTTGCGGCACGGCGAGGAGCGGGCGAAGTCGCAGAAGTTGAGGATCAACGTGCCGTAAATCGCCAGCCACAATGCGCCGCCGGCAAAAATATTGCGCCACATCTCACCGCCGGTCAGTGGTTCGCGGATCGACCAGGCGATGGTTGCGTTGGCCTGGAAGTACATCCATGCGGCGAGAGCGGCGACGGTGAGCAAAATCACCGGGCCGGCGAACGCCTCGTAACGGCGGACCATTTCCATGCCGTAGGCGAGGATTGCCAGTTGCACGAACCAGATCGCCACGAAACACACCCAGCCCAATGTCGATAACCCGAGGATCGAGTTGTGGTCGTATTCGGCGAATCCCGGATGGACCGCCGTCAGCAAAACGCGAAATACCACCGACGCCAGATACGTCTGAATCCCGAACCACGCGATGGCGATAACCGCCCGAATCAGCGCAGGAATTTGCGCGCCGTGAATACCGAAACTGATCCGGCTGATCACCGGAAACGGCACCCCGGTTTTCTGCCCCATGTAACCGGACAGGTTCATGAAAAAGTAGACCAGTGCCGCGCCTATCCCCAGCGACAGCAGAATCTGCCAACCGCCCAGCCCCAAGGCATACAAGCCGATAGCAAACGAGTAGTTGGCGATGTTATGCACGTCATTGGTCCACAGGGCGAAAATGCTGTACTTGCCCCAGCGCCGACCTTCGGCTTTGGTCGGCGCCAGATCACTGTTGTGCAGACGGGGGCTCAGTTGCAACGGCTCGCCCAGACCGTCGTACGGCAAGGGCTGATCGAGTGCGGAGGAGGGCAGATTCAGCGCGATGTTGTTGGAGAGACTTGTACGCATTCCGGCAGGCTCCTGATGGGCGGGCCGCGATGACTGTGCATGAGCCCGGGGCTCGACAAATCTTCGTCGCGGCCAGCAAACATCACTGGTTACGGGGCATCTGCAGCCTGTACGGGATAGGGCGCTTCAGGCTTGCGGATCGAAAGTGTTTAGTCATGTTTTGCAGTTTTGTATACAAAACATGTATGCACCGAAGCCAGATCTGTGCCAATTATCGATCTATGCGCAGCCATCCTCATTTCGAAAAGTTATCTAGCAACGCTAAGTGATTGAAAATAGTTGGTTATAAATTGACCGATTGAACAGGTATTTATTTTTTGCGGGGGATTTTGCGGAGGTGGCAAAGCGGAGAGGCGTTCAGAAGTGATGTAACTTTTCAGGGCGTTAAAAAAAAAGTGCACACATAAATGGCACCGATGGTGACATTCCTGTGTACACATTTTTTTGAGTCGCTAGAGGCCGTGTAGGAGTGAGCCTGCTCGCGATAGCGGCGTATCAGTCGATGAATTTTTTGCCTGATACACCGCTATCGCGAGCAGGCTCACTCCTACAAGGGGAAATCATCGTGGCAGGGGTTTACGCCTTGCTGATGATATTTCCCGCATGCAGCCCGCATTCTTTCTGCGTCGCTTCTTCCCACCACCAACGGCCTTCGCGCTCGTGCTGATTGGGCAGGACCGGGCGGGTGCACGGTTCGCAGCCAATGCTGATAAAGCCGCGTTCATGCAGGCTGTTGTACGGCAGCTCCAGCATGCGGATGTAACCCCAGATCTCTTCGCTGGTCATCTGCGCCAGCGGGTTGAATTTGTAGAGGGTGCGTTCAGGCGTAGAGAACGCGGTGTCGATTTCCAGCACTGCCACGGCGCTGCGCGTGCCCGGGCTCTGGTCGCGGCGCTGGCCGGTGGCCCAGGCTTTGACGCTGGACAACTTGCGTCGCAGCGGCTCGATCTTGCGGATCCCGCAGCATTCACCGTGGCCGTCCTTGTAGAAACTGAACAGGCCTTTTTCCTTCACGAACGGTTCCAGTTTCGTGTAGTCCGGCGACACCAGTTCGATGTCGATCTTGTAGTGCTCGCGCACCTGATCGATGAATCGGTAGGTTTCCGGGTGCAGGCGACCGGTGTCGAGACTGAACACCTTGACGTTCTTGTTGAGCTTCCAGGCCATGTCCACCAGCACCACATCCTCGGCGCCGCTGAAAGATATCCACAGCTCATCACCGAACTCGGCAAAGGCGAGTTTGAGGATGTCTTGCGCAGATTTGTTGGCATAGGTCGTGGCGAGTTCCACGACATCGAACGTTGCACTCATCAGGGCGGCTTCCTACAGGTCGGTGGCGCTGGGCGCTCTATATGGCGGCGATGGTAACAAAAAGCTGCGTCTGGCGGGGCGTGCTGTGCGTTGCGCGGGCGTGGGGGAGTCGCTAGAGTTCGGGCTCGCTCGACTCAATAATCAATACAAACGGGAGTGTCTTGTGGAAATTGCTTGCCTGGATCTTGAAGGGGTACTGGTACCGGAAATCTGGATCGCCTTCGCCGAAAAAACCGGAATCGAATCCCTCAAAGCCACCACCCGGGACATTCCCGATTACGACGTGCTGATGAAACAGCGTCTGCGCATCCTCGATGAACATGGCTTGAAGCTGTCGGATATTCAAGAAGTGATCGCCAGCCTGAAACCGCTGGACGGCGCGGTGGAGTTCGTCAACTGGCTGCGCGAGCGCTTTCAGGTGGTGATTCTGTCGGACACCTTCTATGAGTTTTCCCAGCCGTTGATGCGTCAACTGGGCTTCCCGACACTGCTTTGCCATCGCCTGATTACCGATGAAAGCGGGCGGGTGACCAGCTATCAGTTGCGTCAGAAAGATCCGAAACGGCAGTCGGTGCTGGCCTTCAAGAGCCTGTACTACCGGGTGATTGCGGCGGGTGATTCGTACAACGACACCACGATGCTCGGTGAGGCGGACGCGGGGATTCTGTTCCATGCGCCGGAGAATGTGATTCGCGAGTTCCCGCAGTTTCCGGCGGTGCACACGTTTGCCGAGCTGAAGCAGGAATTCCTCAAAGCCTCAAACCGCGACCTCAGCCTGTAAGCATGGCTCCCTGATGATCGTTCCCACGCTCCGCGTGGGAATGCTTCAACGGACGCTCCGCGTTCGGCTTTGGATGGGACGCAGAGCGCCCCGGGCTGCATTCCCACGCAGAGCGTGGGAACGATCTTTACTCAGAGGTTTTGCAGGGTTTCCAGGAGGATTCTGACTTTAGTAATCGACTCCTGATACTCCGCCTGCCAGTCCGAGTCGGCGACGATCCCGCCACCGCCCCAGCAGCACACCTGCCCATCCTTGACCAACAGACTGCGAATCGCGATGGAGCTGTCCATCTCGCCGCGCACGTCCAGATACAACAACGACCCGCAATACAAGCCGCGCCGGGTCGGCTCCAGTTCGTCAATGATCTGCATGGCACGAATCTTTGGCGCGCCGGTGATCGAACCGCCGGGGAAGCTGCCGGCGATCAGATCGAGTGCATCGCGGTCATCCGCCAGTTCACCGGTCACGCTGCTGACCAAGTGATGCACGTTCGGATAGCTTTCCAGGCTGAACAACTCCGGCACGCGCACCGAGCCAATGCGGCAGGTGCGCCCGAGGTCGTTGCGCAGCAGGTCGACGATCATCAGGTTTTCCGCGCGATCCTTCGGGCTGGCCAGCAGTTCGGCGGCGTTGGCCGCGTCTTCGGCGGGGGTCAGGCCTCGAGGGCGGGTGCCTTTGATCGGGCGGGTTTCCACTTGGCGCTGGCTGACCTTGACGAAGCGCTCCGGCGACAGGCTCAGCACCGCGCCGCCATCGGGCAGGCTCTGGAAGCCGGAAAACGGTGTCGGGCAGGCTTTGCGCAATTCGCAGTAAGCCAACCATGGGTCGCCTTGGCATGAGGCTCGGAAACGCTGGGCAAAGTTGACCTGATAGCAGTCACCGGCCTGAATGTAATGCTGAATGCGTTCGAAAGCCTGACGGTAGTCGTCAGCCGAAAGATCGGC of the Pseudomonas sp. Seg1 genome contains:
- a CDS encoding crotonase/enoyl-CoA hydratase family protein; this translates as MSELIAYHLEDGIATLTLSNGKVNAISPDVIAAFNAALDQAVADRAIVIITGQPGILSGGYDLKVMTAGPKEAVSLVTAGSTLARRLLSHPFPVIVACPGHAVAKGAFILLSADYRIGVDGPFSIGLNEVQIGMTMHHAGIELARDRLRRSAFHRSVINGEMFDPQSAVDAGFLDKVVAAEELQGAALAAARQLKKINMTAHKNTKLKVRKALLETLDNAIIQDQEHLG
- a CDS encoding YMGG-like glycine zipper-containing protein, which gives rise to MRLSLSALFFGLLVAQGAMAAGDGSAAVGGGLGGVLGNVVGGQLGGSTGAAVGAGVGGAAGGAVGANKRNRTEAAIGGGLGAAGGSVIGNSLGGSTGSAVGAGLGGAAGGAVGNNLGDDGGKSHSGGGHKHKNKHKNRHR
- a CDS encoding 3-oxoacyl-ACP reductase family protein → MTTQHLSGKVALIQGGSRGIGAAIVKRLAAEGAAVAFTYVSSTAKAEELQNSITANGGKALAIKADSADAAAIRHAVSATVEAFDRLDILVNNAGVLAIAPLEDFKLEDFDQTLAINVRSVFIASQEAAKHMGEGSRIVNIGSTNADRMPFGGGGVYAMSKSALVGLTKGLARDLGPRGITINNVQPGPVDTDMNPAHGDFAESLIPLMAVGRYGTADEIAGFVAYLVGPEAGYITGASLTIDGGFGA
- a CDS encoding glycine zipper domain-containing protein, with amino-acid sequence MRLTLPALVLGLFVAQGAMAAGDGTAALGGGLGGALGNVVGQKMGGSTGAAIGAGVAGAAGSAMAARKGSRTKAAIGGGVGAAGGSVIGNSLGGRTGATIGAGLGGAAGGAVGSNLSKGHKRH
- a CDS encoding LysR family transcriptional regulator, with the translated sequence METFSSIECFVRSAEVGSFAEAARRLSLTPAAVGKSVAKLEARLGVRLFQRSTRRLTLTEAGQLFLGEVSASLTTIQNAVANLASAEGQPTGTLKVSMGTVFGRLYIVPLLGEFLRRFPAINPDWNFDNRQVDLIGQGFDAAIGGGFELPQGVVARRLTPAHRVLAASKDYLKANTPITEPDDLKQHDGILIRSPQTGRVRSWQLTHRSQQHSPLTLRARMTMSDSEAACATAAQGLGIALVSMPFAVGYLEAGTLQRVLPDWFVDDGNISIYYAEHKLLPGKTRAFVDFVIEQFAQQGLAQRFSAI
- a CDS encoding NCS1 family nucleobase:cation symporter-1, with the protein product MRTSLSNNIALNLPSSALDQPLPYDGLGEPLQLSPRLHNSDLAPTKAEGRRWGKYSIFALWTNDVHNIANYSFAIGLYALGLGGWQILLSLGIGAALVYFFMNLSGYMGQKTGVPFPVISRISFGIHGAQIPALIRAVIAIAWFGIQTYLASVVFRVLLTAVHPGFAEYDHNSILGLSTLGWVCFVAIWFVQLAILAYGMEMVRRYEAFAGPVILLTVAALAAWMYFQANATIAWSIREPLTGGEMWRNIFAGGALWLAIYGTLILNFCDFARSSPCRKTIKVGNFWGLPVNILVFAAITVLLCGAQFQINGRIIESPTEIIASIPNTFFLVLGCLAFLIVTVAVNIMANFVAPAFVLSNLAPKYLTFRRAGLISATIAVLILPWNLYNSPLVIVYFLSGLGALLGPLYGVIMVDYWLIRKGRINVPQLYSEDPDGAYYYSHGVNFRAVAAFIPAALIAIVLALVPGFHSVSPFSWLIGAGIAGMLYLIIAKRQPHYADVNGESIAVDNVCH
- a CDS encoding phosphoadenylyl-sulfate reductase; the protein is MSATFDVVELATTYANKSAQDILKLAFAEFGDELWISFSGAEDVVLVDMAWKLNKNVKVFSLDTGRLHPETYRFIDQVREHYKIDIELVSPDYTKLEPFVKEKGLFSFYKDGHGECCGIRKIEPLRRKLSSVKAWATGQRRDQSPGTRSAVAVLEIDTAFSTPERTLYKFNPLAQMTSEEIWGYIRMLELPYNSLHERGFISIGCEPCTRPVLPNQHEREGRWWWEEATQKECGLHAGNIISKA
- a CDS encoding aspartate/glutamate racemase family protein; this translates as MRILVVNVNTTESITQAIARSAQAVASPGTEIVGLTPHFGADSIEGNFESYLAAIAVMDRVMSYDQPFDAVIQAGYGEHGREGLQELLNVPVVDITDAAASTAMFLGHAYSVVTTLDRTVPLIEDRLKLSGLWDRCASVRASGLAVLELEHEPHRALEAIVHQAELAVTQDKAEVICLGCGGMAGLDEQIRRRTGVPVVDGVTAAVTIAESLVRLGLSTSKVRTYATPRPKNIIGWPGRFAR
- a CDS encoding HAD-IA family hydrolase, with amino-acid sequence MNAPLKAFGPIKAVIFDMDGLLLDTEGIYTEVTSLIAGRYGRTFDWSIKQNIIGRGANDLANYVVQALDLPITAEEFLVIREPLMRERFPTAQAMPGAEELIRHLKAHNIPIAVGTSSSRQSFGQKTTLHRDWFSLFDFIVTADDPEVGAAKPAPDIFLTAARRLGVAPEDCLVFEDSPFGVTAAKAAGMTAIAIPDAAMADEKYAHADGILRSLKGFVPSACGLPALEWA
- a CDS encoding YbjQ family protein; this translates as MIISTTHAIEGRQITAYLDIVSAESVQGVNVIRDMFAGMRDFFGGRSQTLERALKEARIQATEEIKERARALQADAVVGVDFEISMPGGKGGMVVVFATGTAVKLR
- the thrH gene encoding bifunctional phosphoserine phosphatase/homoserine phosphotransferase ThrH; amino-acid sequence: MEIACLDLEGVLVPEIWIAFAEKTGIESLKATTRDIPDYDVLMKQRLRILDEHGLKLSDIQEVIASLKPLDGAVEFVNWLRERFQVVILSDTFYEFSQPLMRQLGFPTLLCHRLITDESGRVTSYQLRQKDPKRQSVLAFKSLYYRVIAAGDSYNDTTMLGEADAGILFHAPENVIREFPQFPAVHTFAELKQEFLKASNRDLSL